The Saccharopolyspora gloriosae genome has a segment encoding these proteins:
- a CDS encoding Xaa-Pro peptidase family protein — MPETHSRRRHALRELLHEADLDAILVTDLLNIRYLTGFTGSQAALVVHTADEPGSERATVFSTDGRYLTQAAEQVPDLERIIERPSEIVLAEHTAKTPDRYRRTGFESRHVTVDGHDSLASAAPGIELTRAPGLVERLRLVKDAAEVDAIRMACAAADRALADLIEHGGLRAGRTELEVARELEARMLEHGAAGPAFDTIVAAGAHSAIPHHRPTSAPLAVGDFVKMDFGALIGGYHSDMTRTVVLGAPADWQREIYQLVHAAQATGRDAVRVGADVRDVDGAARKVIADAGHGEHYPHSLGHGVGLEIHEAPALSQRGDGRIEEGMVVTVEPGVYLPERGGVRIEDTLAVRESTPELLTLTTKELVAV; from the coding sequence ATGCCCGAGACCCACTCCCGCCGCCGCCATGCCCTGCGTGAACTGCTCCACGAAGCCGACCTCGACGCCATCCTGGTGACCGACCTGCTCAACATCCGCTACCTCACCGGGTTCACCGGCTCGCAGGCGGCGCTCGTGGTGCACACCGCCGACGAGCCGGGTTCCGAACGGGCCACCGTGTTCAGCACCGACGGCCGCTACCTGACCCAGGCGGCCGAGCAGGTCCCGGACCTGGAGCGGATCATCGAGCGGCCCAGCGAGATCGTCCTCGCCGAACACACCGCCAAGACACCGGATCGCTACCGGCGCACCGGGTTCGAGAGCCGGCACGTGACGGTCGACGGCCACGATTCGCTGGCGTCGGCCGCGCCGGGCATCGAGCTCACCCGCGCTCCCGGCTTGGTCGAGCGCCTCCGGCTGGTGAAGGACGCAGCGGAGGTGGACGCGATCCGGATGGCCTGCGCCGCCGCCGACCGCGCGCTGGCCGACCTCATCGAGCACGGCGGGCTGCGCGCCGGCCGCACCGAGCTGGAGGTGGCCCGCGAGCTGGAGGCGCGGATGCTGGAGCACGGGGCCGCAGGCCCGGCGTTCGACACGATCGTCGCCGCGGGAGCGCACTCCGCGATCCCGCACCACCGGCCCACGTCGGCTCCGCTGGCCGTCGGCGACTTCGTGAAGATGGACTTCGGCGCCCTCATCGGCGGCTACCACTCGGACATGACCCGCACCGTCGTGCTGGGTGCCCCGGCCGACTGGCAGCGCGAGATCTACCAGCTGGTGCACGCGGCGCAGGCCACCGGGCGGGACGCGGTGCGAGTGGGCGCCGACGTGCGCGACGTGGACGGCGCGGCCCGCAAGGTGATCGCCGACGCGGGGCACGGCGAGCACTACCCGCACAGCCTCGGTCACGGGGTGGGGCTCGAGATCCATGAGGCACCGGCGTTGTCGCAGCGGGGGGACGGTAGGATCGAAGAGGGGATGGTGGTCACCGTCGAACCCGGCGTGTACTTGCCGGAGCGTGGCGGGGTCCGCATCGAGGACACCCTGGCCGTGCGCGAGAGCACGCCGGAACTCCTCACCTTGACGACCAAGGAGCTCGTCGCCGTCTGA
- a CDS encoding beta-xylosidase: protein MAPLGVVFVLSAACAPGTPPLRVEQPAERSLQTTTLRTANERSSESVVASGGNPAPYNYGPTVLAEPDGEGMRYRAWWCSQLPSVAPAGDDVLFAESGDLQGEFDFSGAPAVPVFTGEPGAFDGKHTCDPSVLRTGGRFHLYYTGAAGEHAHGNAIGVASSDDGRAWRREAGGDPIVRASGEVRRDNDYGAGQPSALFLDGWFYLMLTDTTASGAGWNGAGQFVLRARDAEFSDRVQALTDSGFEPTGTTNVPRRRSVVDAFSADWMWSDALRAFAIAHQTERGTTITFWDRDFTGHPYAPLLLPGPWREGPGLVRTDDGHTPTSTSDPCGTVPVDLLRATESNPAPTSLHSFGLDVPEVHGCADPDRARGVLEAFGVPSPQRTVDVVRGGRKVSVERRSVAETMVRRVLDERIPALEAVPAEGTIRAGAPVLRSPAGELAIADDHGRMWTIGPDTAEANGSPVSDTDQRTWNSRPHTGDLR, encoded by the coding sequence ATGGCTCCGCTCGGCGTGGTCTTCGTGCTGAGCGCCGCCTGCGCGCCCGGGACACCTCCGCTGCGGGTCGAGCAGCCCGCCGAGCGCAGCTTGCAGACGACGACCCTGCGCACCGCGAACGAGCGGTCGAGCGAGTCGGTGGTGGCCTCCGGCGGGAACCCTGCGCCCTACAACTACGGGCCGACGGTGCTGGCCGAACCCGACGGCGAAGGCATGCGGTACCGGGCCTGGTGGTGCAGCCAGCTCCCGTCGGTCGCCCCCGCGGGCGACGACGTGCTCTTCGCCGAATCCGGTGACCTGCAAGGCGAGTTCGACTTCTCCGGAGCTCCGGCGGTGCCGGTGTTCACGGGTGAGCCCGGTGCGTTCGACGGCAAGCACACCTGCGACCCCTCGGTGCTGCGGACCGGCGGCCGGTTCCACCTGTACTACACGGGCGCGGCAGGGGAGCACGCCCACGGCAACGCGATCGGCGTCGCGAGCAGCGACGACGGCAGGGCCTGGCGGCGGGAGGCGGGCGGCGATCCGATCGTGCGCGCGTCCGGCGAGGTGCGCCGCGACAACGACTACGGGGCGGGCCAGCCGTCGGCGTTGTTCCTGGACGGCTGGTTCTACCTGATGTTGACCGACACCACCGCCTCCGGCGCGGGCTGGAACGGCGCGGGGCAGTTCGTGCTGCGAGCAAGGGACGCGGAGTTCTCCGACCGGGTGCAGGCGCTGACGGATTCCGGTTTCGAACCCACGGGCACCACGAACGTGCCGCGGCGCCGATCGGTGGTGGACGCGTTCAGCGCGGACTGGATGTGGAGCGACGCGCTGCGGGCGTTCGCGATCGCGCACCAGACGGAGCGGGGAACGACGATCACCTTCTGGGACCGCGATTTCACCGGCCACCCGTACGCGCCGTTGCTGCTGCCGGGACCGTGGCGAGAAGGCCCCGGCCTGGTCCGCACCGATGATGGCCACACCCCGACGTCCACTTCGGACCCGTGCGGCACGGTTCCGGTGGACTTGCTGCGGGCGACCGAGTCGAACCCGGCGCCCACCTCGTTGCACTCGTTCGGCCTGGACGTGCCGGAAGTGCACGGCTGCGCGGATCCGGACCGGGCGCGCGGGGTGCTGGAGGCGTTCGGCGTCCCGTCCCCGCAGCGGACCGTGGACGTGGTGCGCGGCGGCCGGAAAGTGAGCGTGGAACGCCGCTCGGTCGCGGAGACGATGGTGCGCCGGGTGCTCGACGAACGGATTCCGGCGCTGGAGGCCGTGCCCGCCGAAGGCACCATCCGCGCCGGGGCACCGGTGCTGCGCTCCCCGGCGGGCGAACTCGCCATCGCCGACGACCACGGCCGGATGTGGACGATCGGCCCGGACACGGCCGAAGCCAACGGTTCGCCGGTGTCCGACACCGACCAGCGAACGTGGAACTCCCGCCCCCACACCGGCGACCTCCGCTGA
- the aroQ gene encoding type II 3-dehydroquinate dehydratase, with product MRALVLNGPNLGRLGTREPSIYGSTTYADLVALCERTGAELGLEVEVRQTDHEGEMLGWLHEAADAGVPVVLNAAAWTHYSIAVRDACSQLTGPLLEVHLSNVHKREDFRSHSYLSEIATGVLVGLGVRGYTLALRWIAEEYSARA from the coding sequence GTGAGGGCACTGGTGCTCAACGGCCCGAACCTGGGCAGGCTCGGCACGCGGGAACCGTCGATCTACGGCTCCACGACCTACGCGGACCTGGTCGCGCTGTGCGAGCGCACCGGCGCGGAACTGGGCCTGGAGGTGGAGGTCCGGCAGACCGACCACGAGGGCGAGATGCTGGGCTGGCTGCACGAGGCGGCCGACGCGGGCGTTCCGGTGGTGCTCAACGCCGCCGCGTGGACGCACTATTCGATCGCGGTCCGAGACGCGTGCTCGCAGCTGACGGGGCCGCTGCTGGAGGTCCACCTCTCCAACGTGCACAAGCGGGAGGACTTCCGCTCCCACAGCTACCTGTCGGAGATCGCTACCGGGGTGCTGGTCGGTCTGGGCGTCCGCGGCTACACCCTCGCCCTGCGGTGGATCGCGGAGGAATATTCCGCGCGGGCGTGA
- the aroB gene encoding 3-dehydroquinate synthase: protein MPEPVRIRVESQQPYDVVVGHGLLGDLVELLTGTSVVALLHQPSITATVETVREELAEAGVDAHRVEIPDAEEGKSLAVAGFCWEVLGKIGMDRSGVVVSFGGGAVTDVAGFIAATWMRGVRVVHVPTTLLGMVDAAVGGKTGINTEAGKNLVGMFHEPAAVMVDLATLESLPRNELIAGSAEIVKTGFIADPRILELIEQDPEAALDPTGEVLGELVRRSIQVKAEVVAADLYESDRREILNYGHTLAHAIERRERYRWRHGAAVSVGLVFAAELARLAGRLDDETADRHKRVLDLLGLPTSYDPDALGQLLESMKLDKKSRSGVLRFVVLDGIAKPGRLEGPDPSLVAAAYSALTGGERKQAGSEVFL from the coding sequence ATGCCCGAGCCGGTGCGGATCAGGGTCGAGTCCCAGCAGCCCTACGACGTGGTGGTGGGCCACGGACTGCTCGGTGACCTCGTCGAGTTGCTGACCGGAACCTCGGTGGTGGCACTGCTGCACCAGCCGAGCATCACCGCGACCGTGGAGACGGTGCGCGAGGAACTGGCCGAGGCAGGCGTCGACGCCCACCGAGTCGAGATCCCCGACGCGGAAGAGGGCAAGAGCCTCGCCGTGGCCGGTTTCTGCTGGGAGGTCCTCGGCAAGATCGGCATGGACCGCTCCGGTGTCGTCGTCTCCTTCGGCGGCGGCGCCGTGACCGATGTGGCCGGGTTCATCGCGGCGACCTGGATGCGCGGTGTCCGCGTGGTGCACGTGCCGACCACCCTGCTGGGCATGGTGGACGCCGCCGTCGGCGGCAAGACCGGCATCAACACCGAGGCGGGCAAGAACCTCGTCGGCATGTTCCACGAACCGGCCGCGGTCATGGTGGACCTGGCGACGCTGGAGAGCCTGCCGCGCAACGAACTCATCGCGGGCAGCGCGGAGATCGTCAAGACCGGCTTCATCGCCGACCCGCGCATCCTCGAACTGATCGAGCAGGACCCGGAAGCGGCGCTGGACCCGACGGGCGAGGTGCTCGGCGAACTGGTGCGGCGCTCCATCCAGGTGAAGGCCGAGGTGGTCGCCGCGGACCTGTACGAATCGGATCGGCGGGAGATCCTCAACTACGGCCATACCTTGGCGCACGCCATCGAGCGCCGTGAACGCTACCGGTGGCGCCACGGAGCGGCGGTCAGCGTCGGCCTGGTGTTCGCCGCCGAACTGGCCCGGCTGGCGGGACGCCTCGACGACGAGACCGCGGATCGGCACAAGCGAGTGCTGGACCTGCTGGGCCTGCCGACCTCCTACGACCCGGATGCGCTGGGGCAGCTGCTGGAGTCGATGAAGCTGGACAAGAAGTCCCGCTCCGGGGTGCTGCGGTTCGTGGTGCTCGACGGCATCGCGAAGCCCGGCAGGCTGGAAGGCCCGGACCCGTCGCTGGTGGCGGCGGCGTACTCGGCGCTGACCGGCGGCGAACGCAAGCAGGCCGGTTCGGAGGTCTTCCTGTGA
- a CDS encoding shikimate kinase: MSPRAVVVGPPGSGKTTVGRLLADHLGVEFRDTDDDVVRLAGKPIPEIFTVDGEPAFRELEEQAVATALAEHPGVVSLGGGAVISERTRELLADHPVVFLTVGLAEGARRTGLAQTARPLLAGVNPRATFKALLDARLPLYREAADVEQPTDGLEPWRLVELVAGKLDEIRPGGAVHVDEA; this comes from the coding sequence ATGTCTCCGCGTGCCGTCGTGGTCGGACCGCCGGGCTCCGGGAAGACGACGGTGGGCCGATTGCTCGCCGACCACCTCGGAGTTGAGTTCCGCGACACCGACGACGACGTGGTGCGCCTGGCGGGCAAACCGATCCCGGAGATCTTCACCGTCGACGGCGAACCGGCGTTCCGCGAGCTGGAGGAGCAGGCCGTGGCCACCGCACTCGCCGAGCATCCCGGAGTGGTGTCGCTCGGCGGCGGCGCGGTGATCTCCGAACGCACCCGCGAACTGCTCGCCGATCACCCCGTGGTGTTCCTGACCGTCGGCCTCGCCGAAGGAGCCCGGCGAACCGGATTGGCGCAGACCGCCCGCCCGCTGCTGGCCGGGGTGAATCCCCGCGCGACGTTCAAGGCACTGCTCGACGCACGCCTGCCGCTGTACCGGGAAGCCGCCGACGTGGAACAACCCACCGACGGCCTGGAACCGTGGCGCCTGGTGGAACTGGTGGCGGGCAAACTCGACGAGATTCGCCCGGGCGGCGCCGTCCACGTCGACGAAGCGTGA